One stretch of Lemur catta isolate mLemCat1 chromosome 2, mLemCat1.pri, whole genome shotgun sequence DNA includes these proteins:
- the LOC123631577 gene encoding zinc finger protein 501-like, producing the protein MAYFLLLLAMTTEDASLLQKKSTEEMEPTVELLPVEFQELMTVKDEEMDFTHVELEQLNSAQRYTGMDMKVENCGSLVFWDSECMPETTEFLSQQEVYEEVSERELIIERLKKDDCWGSTLIESWEHEDMLERQQENQKNDLRQVVIKHKKNPMEHYNETGESSNPIKHSKAYLVKKPWECNACGKSFSYYSAFILHQRIHTGEKPYVCNECGKAFSRSSSLIQHQRIHTGEKPYECNECGKAFSHRSALIQHHIIHTGEKPYECNECGKAFNQSTYLIQHHRIHTGEKPYKCKECGKAFNDTSSLIKHQRVHTGEKPYGCKECGKAFSDRSGLTQHQRTHTGEKPYECSECGKAFSYCSALIQHQGTHTGEKPYKCNECGKAFSDRSALVRHQRIHTGERPYKCKECEKAFSQSSSLTKHLRTHTGEKPYKCPDCDKAFSQSSSLIQHQKIHRGEKSYKCKKCEKIFTVRSAFHQHKEIHEK; encoded by the exons ATGGCTTATTTTCTACTCCTTTTAGCCATGACTACTGAGGATGCTTCTCTTCTCCAAAAGAAGAGCACAGAAGAAATGGAACCTACTGTTGAGCTCCTTCCTGTTGAGTTCCAG GAGTTGATGACAgtcaaagatgaggaaatggactTTACCCATGTGGAGCTGGAACAGCTGAATTCTGCCCAAAGGTACACGGGCATGGATATGAAGGTGGAGAATTGTGGGAGCCTGGTATTTTGGG aTTCTGAATGTATGCCTGAAACTACAGAGTTCCTTTCACAGCAGGAAGTTTATGAAGAAGTATCTGAAAGGGAGCTGATAATAGAAAGACTTAAAAAGGATGATTGCTGGGGCTCCACATTGATAGAATCTTGGGAACATGAAGACATGTTAGAAAGGCAGCAAGAAAATCAGAAGAATGATTTAAGACAAGTTGTAATTAAACACAAGAAAAACCCTATGGAGCATTATAATGAAACTGGGGAAAGTTCAAACCCAATTAAGCATTCAAAAGCTTACCTAGTGAAAAAGCCATGGGAGTGCAATGCATGTGGGAAGTCCTTCAGTTACTACTCAGCCTTTATCctacatcagagaattcatactggagagaaaccctatgtatgtaatgaatgtggaaaggcctttaGTCGGAGCTCATCTCTCATTcagcatcagagaattcacactggagagaaaccctatgaatgtaatgaatgtgggaaagctttcagtcaCCGTTCAGCCCTTATTCAACATCATATcattcacactggagaaaagccCTATGAGTGCaatgaatgtgggaaggccttcaaCCAAAGTACATACCTCATTCAGCATCACAGAAtacacactggagagaaaccatataaatgcaaggaatgtgggaaagctttcaatGACACCTCATCTCTCATTAAACATCAGAGggttcatactggagaaaaaccctatggATGTAAagagtgtgggaaagcctttagtgATCGGTCAGGACTTACTCAACATCAGAGAACTCATACAGGGGAAAAGCCTTATGAatgtagtgaatgtgggaaagctttcagttaCTGTTCGGCTCTTATTCAACATCAAGGAACCCATACTGgggagaaaccttacaaatgtaacgaatgtgggaaagccttcagtgaCCGCTCTGCTCTTGTGagacatcagagaattcatactggagaaagaccttacaaatgtaaagaatgtgagAAAGCCTTCAGCCAGAGCTCATCCCTTACAAAGCATCTGAGAACTCATAccggagagaaaccctataaatgccCTGATTGTGACAAAGCCTTCAGCCAGAGTTCATCTCTTATtcaacatcagaaaattcatagaggagaaaaatcatacaagtgtaagaaatgtgagaaaatctTCACTGTCCGTTCAGCCTTTCATCAACATAAAGAAATTCATGAAAAATAG